DNA sequence from the Streptomyces sp. HUAS 15-9 genome:
AACGCCATCGCGGACGAGGAGCTCGTCTCGTACACCGACGCCCATGACCTGCTCGGGACGTTGGAGCGGGTCTCGGAGAAGGCGCGGGCCAACACCAGCGGGCGGTTCGCGGCGAAGTCGACCGAGGCCGCCGAGGACGGGGGCCGCCGTTTCGTCGACGCCCCGCCGGTGCTGCGGCGCGTGGAGGACGCGGAGGCAGCGGCGGTGGCCGCGTCCCTGGAACCTTATGCGGAGACGCTCTCGGAGGACCGGCTGCCGCTCCTGGCCCGGCACGCGGTGCACGACGTGGCGTTCCGGGTGGTCGGCACGGGCAGCGTGGGCACGCGCTCGTATGTCGTGCTGCTCTTGGACCACCGCGGTGAACCGCTGGTCCTCCAGGTGAAGGAGGCCCGCCCGTCGGCGCTGGTCCCGCATCTGGCGACGGCCGGCTTCGACGCGGCGCCCGTCGGCCACGAGGGCCGCCGGGTGGTGCTGGGCCAGAAGCGCATGCAGGTGGTCAGCGACATCCTGCTGGGCTGGACGACGGTCGACGGCCGGCCCTTCCAGGTCCGTCAGTTCCGCAACCGCAAGGGCAGCGTCGACCCGGCGGCCCTGTCCGCCGACCAGATGGACGACTACGGCCGGATGACCGGCGCCCTGCTGGCCCGCGCCCACGCCCACAGCGCCGACCCCCGCCTGATAGCCGGATACTGCGGCAAGAACGAGGAACTGGACGAGGCCATAGCCGGGTTCTCGGTCGCCTACGCCGACCGTACGGAGGCGGACCACGCGGACCTGGTGACGGCGGTGCGGTCGGGGCGGGTCGCGGCCGAGATGGGGGTGTGACGGCTCCGGGGAGGGGAGGGCCGGTCGCGCGGTGCGGTACGGCGGGCCGGGCGGCGCCGGGGGTGAGGGGTTTCGGCCGTGGCCTACGCTGGTCGGGTGACGACCCCGGAAGCTGATCAGTCCCAGGCACCGCGGCCCGAGGAGCGGCTGGAGCGGGCCGTGCGGGCCGCCGAGCAGGCCTTGATCGACTATGAGATCGCGGTGGAGACCTTCCGCGTCGAGGTCGAGAACTTCTCCCGGCTGCACGACCAGAAGCTCGGTCCGATGTACACCCGGCTGGAGGAGCTGGACGCCCGGATCGCCGAGGCGAAGGCCGCCCGCACCGGCGACCCGGAGGACATCCGGCTCGCCGAGGAGGCCCGGGCCCGGGTCATGCCGATTCCCGGCGTCGAGGAGCTGCTGAACGGCTGGATGGACGGCTACGGCCTGTTCCCGGAGGCGTCGGCGATGCTCACGGACCAGGCGGTACGGCCTCCGCAGCGGGTGCGCCCGAGCGAGGAGGCCCGCAAGCTCTACCGCGAGCTGGCCCGCAAGGCCCACCCCGATCTGGCGCAGGAGGAGGACGAGCGCACTCGGCGCGAGGAGTTCATCACCCGCGTCAACGCCGCCTACGCCCGCGGCGACGAGGCGCTGCTGCGCGAGCTGGCCGAGGAGTGGGCCGCGGGGCCGGTCCCCGCCGAGCCGGGTCCGAGCCACAGCGAGGAGCTCTACGCCCGCCTCGAATGGCTGGCTCAGCGCAAGGAACTCCTCACCCTGATCGCCCGGGAACTGGAGGACACCGCTATCGCGGCGATGCTCCGCCTGGCCCCGGACGACCCCGATGCCCTCCTGGAAGAGATCGCCGAGAAGCTCCGCGCCGACGTGGCGGAGCGGGAGGCGGAGCTGGCGGGGCTGCTGGGGCAGGAGTAGCGCGGCCCGACCGAGGTGTGCGTTCGGGTAGCGTCGGACGCATGAGTTTCGCAGCGCGTGTGCCCACGGTCGGGGTCGTGGACCTCGAGGACAGCGACTTCCTGCTGGACGTCCGCGAGGACGACGAGTGGCGGGCCGGCCATGCCGAGGGGGCGCTGCACATCCCCATCAGCGAGTTCGTGGCCCGCTACGGCGAGCTGACCGAGGCGGCTCCACAGGACGGCCGGGTCCATGTGATCTGCCGGTCCGGCGCCCGCTCGGCCCAGGTCACGATGTATCTGGTCCAGCAGGGCATCGACGCCGTGAACGTCGACGGCGGCATGCAGGTCTGGCAGGCGGCCGGCCGCCCGGTCGTCACCGACGCGGGACAGCCGGGCTTCGTCCTCTAGATCACAGATCCCGGGGGTAGATCACGGACCCCGCTCCAGATCACAGACTCCCGGGACGTAGGTCAGCCCAGGGGGTGCGCCGCCAGCAGGTCTCCCAGCGCCTCCTCGTGCGCCGCGGCCGGGCCGAGCGCCAGCTCCAGGTGCTTGGCCCAGGCGTGGTAGCGGTGCAGGGCGTACTCGGTGTCGGCGCCGAACCCGCCGTGCAGGTGCTGAGCGGTCTGCACCACCCGTCGTACGCCCTCCGCGGCCCAGATCTTGGCCACGGCGACGTCCGCGGAGGCGGGCAGTACGCCCGGTGCCCCGGAGCCGATCCGCCAGGCGGCCTGCCACAGGGTGGCCTCCATGGCGCGCAGGTCGACATAGCGGTCGGCTGCCTGGACGGCGACGGCCTGGAAGGTCGCGATCGGGTGCCCGAACTGTTCCCGCTTGCCGGTGTACTCGCTGGTCATCCTCAGCACCCGCTCGCCCAGCCCGAGCGCCAGCGCGCATGTCCCCGTGACCAGCAGTTCCCGCAGCCGCTCCCACGCCCCGTCGGCCTCGACGACGTCCCGGGCGGTGATCCGCGCGGACTCCAGGCGCAGCTCGCCCAGCCGCTCCCCGCTGGTGGAGACCTGCTCGGCGAGGGCGACGCCGGCGTGCTCGCGGGGCACCAGCGCGAGGACGGTGCGGTCGGCGTCGGTGTGCGCGGGTACGACGACGAGGTCGGCGTCGTACGCCCACGGCACGGCCGTCTGCATCCCGTCCAGCACCCACACGTCACCGTCGCGCCGTGCGGTCACGGCGAGTTCGGCCGGGTCGTGGCCGGTGCGGCCG
Encoded proteins:
- a CDS encoding DUF2252 domain-containing protein, giving the protein MTEAGAAVGELARARGRLPRVRGFAQWPSQGSPREQGKALRTSVPRRTHSALDLDGSRPDAVSAVEESNRGRIPGLTPIRVGRMAATPFAFLRGSAGLMAYDLARTPMTRIGTQICGDAHAANFGLYGDARGGLVIDLNDFDETVHGPWEWDLKRLATSLVLAGREVGADEDMCRKAAGDAVGAYRRTMRLLAKLSVLDAWNAIADEELVSYTDAHDLLGTLERVSEKARANTSGRFAAKSTEAAEDGGRRFVDAPPVLRRVEDAEAAAVAASLEPYAETLSEDRLPLLARHAVHDVAFRVVGTGSVGTRSYVVLLLDHRGEPLVLQVKEARPSALVPHLATAGFDAAPVGHEGRRVVLGQKRMQVVSDILLGWTTVDGRPFQVRQFRNRKGSVDPAALSADQMDDYGRMTGALLARAHAHSADPRLIAGYCGKNEELDEAIAGFSVAYADRTEADHADLVTAVRSGRVAAEMGV
- a CDS encoding rhodanese-like domain-containing protein is translated as MPTVGVVDLEDSDFLLDVREDDEWRAGHAEGALHIPISEFVARYGELTEAAPQDGRVHVICRSGARSAQVTMYLVQQGIDAVNVDGGMQVWQAAGRPVVTDAGQPGFVL
- a CDS encoding acyl-CoA dehydrogenase family protein, which encodes MDFTFTEEQLAAAEAARGVFAGVAPDAVPSPALTTGAVAEGFDRALWARLADADLLSLLFDAEYGGAGLDAIALCLVLRESGKVLGRVPLLESSAATAAVQAYGGKELAAALLPRAGRGELVLTVAANGRTGHDPAELAVTARRDGDVWVLDGMQTAVPWAYDADLVVVPAHTDADRTVLALVPREHAGVALAEQVSTSGERLGELRLESARITARDVVEADGAWERLRELLVTGTCALALGLGERVLRMTSEYTGKREQFGHPIATFQAVAVQAADRYVDLRAMEATLWQAAWRIGSGAPGVLPASADVAVAKIWAAEGVRRVVQTAQHLHGGFGADTEYALHRYHAWAKHLELALGPAAAHEEALGDLLAAHPLG